In one Thermanaerovibrio velox DSM 12556 genomic region, the following are encoded:
- a CDS encoding N-acetyl sugar amidotransferase, with product MRYCKRCVMPDTRPGIVFDDEGICCACRAYERRKDIDWDSRWRELEALCDKYRNKGAFGYDCMIAVSGGKDSHFQTYIMKEKLGMTPLLVSVEDNFPMTEAGKHNLKNISEVFGCDIISLKPNIRAQKRIMRTMFERYGKPTWYIDRLIYTYPLHMAVKFGIPLLVYGENVSYEYGGPGAVETPSARERIYNGVADAVPVEELLDDVVTTKDLTLCQPPVKDDLEGLEPIYLSYFVPWNSYSNYIFAKSVGFHDLTHEWHRTHNIENFDQVDSRAYTVHYWLKYPKFGHQVATDYASRFVRYGLISREEAVELVRRHDHELDPLALRDFCQFCGYSEREFWSIVDKFYNREIFEKDRFGRWVLKKPVWAEGA from the coding sequence ATGAGATATTGCAAAAGATGTGTTATGCCGGACACTCGTCCTGGGATAGTGTTTGATGATGAGGGGATTTGCTGCGCCTGTAGGGCATATGAAAGGCGCAAGGATATCGACTGGGATTCCCGGTGGAGGGAGCTTGAAGCCCTTTGTGATAAATATCGCAACAAAGGTGCATTCGGCTATGACTGCATGATAGCCGTTAGCGGTGGGAAAGACAGCCATTTCCAGACTTACATAATGAAGGAAAAGCTGGGAATGACTCCCCTTTTGGTTTCCGTAGAGGATAACTTCCCGATGACAGAGGCGGGCAAGCATAACCTGAAGAACATCTCCGAGGTGTTTGGGTGTGACATCATATCTTTAAAGCCCAACATTAGGGCCCAGAAGAGAATAATGCGAACCATGTTTGAGAGGTACGGCAAGCCAACTTGGTATATAGATAGGCTTATATATACTTATCCCCTTCACATGGCAGTGAAGTTCGGAATTCCCCTTTTGGTTTATGGCGAGAACGTCAGCTACGAGTACGGGGGGCCTGGGGCCGTTGAAACACCTTCTGCGAGGGAGCGGATCTACAATGGGGTTGCCGATGCGGTTCCCGTCGAGGAGCTGCTGGATGATGTGGTAACTACGAAGGATCTCACCCTTTGTCAACCTCCGGTTAAAGATGACCTAGAAGGGCTTGAGCCCATATACCTTAGCTATTTCGTGCCGTGGAACAGCTATTCCAATTACATATTTGCGAAGTCTGTCGGATTTCACGATCTGACCCATGAATGGCATAGGACTCACAACATCGAGAACTTCGATCAGGTGGACAGCCGGGCTTATACGGTTCACTACTGGCTTAAGTATCCCAAGTTTGGGCATCAGGTAGCCACGGATTACGCCTCCAGATTTGTTAGATATGGTCTTATCAGCAGGGAAGAGGCGGTGGAATTAGTGAGAAGGCATGATCATGAGTTGGACCCCCTGGCGCTCAGGGACTTCTGTCAGTTCTGCGGGTACTCCGAAAGGGAGTTCTGGAGCATCGTGGACAAGTTCTACAACAGGGAGATCTTCGAGAAGGACAGGTTCGGACGCTGGGTACTTAAAAAACCCGTTTGGGCGGAGGGGGCCTGA
- a CDS encoding nucleotidyltransferase family protein, producing the protein MALRETASVEMVCVSPETNLRRVLEIINNESSQFVLVVDAERRLVGVATDGDVRRAILNGYGLESPVSLVMNRSPKLAFEGEHWWVLLNRMRDYGIHFLIKVDVDRKVLGVVHFADVAMPKRRSNLVVIMAGGRGLRLGELTANCPKPMLPIGKKPILEMIIEKLATHGFSRFCISVNYLRDHIVSYFEDGSKMGVNISYIHEDEPLGTAGSLAFIDPLPSEPCIVMNGDIFTDLDFGALLDKHESSGLDGTVCVREIAYEIPFGVIDLGKEGMISTIREKPTLSYIANAGIYVLNPDLIGSVPRGRAYHMTQLIKDALRRGKRFGTMLLDGIWIDVGHPNDFERACALFGAKDS; encoded by the coding sequence ATGGCACTAAGGGAAACGGCTTCCGTGGAGATGGTTTGCGTATCCCCCGAGACAAACCTTCGGAGGGTTTTGGAGATAATAAACAACGAATCTTCCCAATTTGTTTTGGTGGTAGATGCTGAGAGGCGCTTGGTGGGCGTGGCCACCGATGGGGATGTTCGTCGGGCGATACTAAATGGATACGGGTTAGAGTCACCGGTTTCTCTAGTCATGAACAGATCCCCCAAGTTGGCTTTTGAGGGTGAGCATTGGTGGGTTCTCCTCAACCGGATGAGGGATTACGGCATCCATTTTTTGATTAAAGTGGATGTAGACCGAAAGGTCTTGGGGGTAGTTCACTTTGCGGACGTTGCAATGCCCAAGCGACGCTCCAACCTGGTGGTCATAATGGCTGGCGGGAGGGGGCTTAGACTGGGAGAACTGACCGCTAACTGCCCTAAGCCTATGTTGCCGATAGGTAAGAAACCAATATTAGAGATGATAATTGAGAAGCTGGCGACCCACGGATTTAGCAGGTTTTGTATATCAGTTAACTATTTAAGAGATCACATAGTAAGCTACTTTGAAGATGGGTCCAAGATGGGTGTTAATATATCTTACATACACGAGGATGAGCCCCTGGGAACCGCTGGTTCTCTGGCGTTTATAGATCCCTTACCCAGTGAACCTTGTATCGTGATGAATGGCGATATATTCACAGATCTAGATTTCGGAGCCCTTTTGGACAAACACGAGTCGTCTGGGCTTGATGGGACCGTTTGCGTTAGGGAGATAGCTTACGAAATACCCTTCGGAGTGATCGATCTGGGTAAAGAGGGGATGATAAGCACTATACGGGAAAAGCCCACTCTTTCTTACATTGCCAACGCTGGCATATATGTGTTAAATCCCGATCTTATCGGTAGTGTGCCTCGTGGCAGGGCTTACCATATGACACAGCTAATAAAGGATGCTTTGAGGAGAGGAAAGAGGTTTGGGACAATGCTGTTGGATGGGATTTGGATAGATGTGGGGCATCCAAATGACTTCGAAAGAGCGTGTGCTCTATTTGGGGCCAAAGATTCCTGA
- a CDS encoding cytidylyltransferase domain-containing protein: MRVLGLIPARGGSKRIPGKNVKLLGGKPLIAWTIESAMRSRYIDRVILSSEDQEIIEVALKLGCEVPFVRPQHLATDEAKTSDVVMHALEEIGAGYDYLVLLQPTSPFRSSEDIDGSISLCIESRAPSVVSVREIRERPDWMCLLDDAGQVRCPLAECGEYAGRMYILNGAVYVVSCQWFLENGAFIADSTRAFKMPWWRSVDVDTMEDWLLAELILDRYLYLLDG, from the coding sequence ATGCGTGTATTGGGATTGATACCCGCCAGGGGTGGGTCAAAGAGGATTCCTGGAAAGAACGTTAAGCTTTTGGGGGGCAAGCCTCTCATAGCATGGACGATAGAATCTGCGATGAGGTCTCGTTACATTGACAGGGTGATATTGTCATCCGAGGACCAGGAGATCATAGAAGTGGCGTTGAAGCTGGGCTGTGAAGTTCCATTCGTGCGGCCCCAGCACCTAGCGACCGATGAGGCGAAGACCTCTGACGTGGTCATGCATGCGCTGGAGGAAATAGGGGCTGGATATGACTATTTGGTTCTTCTGCAGCCGACATCTCCCTTCCGTTCTTCGGAGGATATAGATGGTTCCATTTCTCTTTGCATTGAGTCCCGGGCTCCGTCGGTGGTTTCGGTGAGGGAGATAAGGGAGAGGCCGGATTGGATGTGTCTGCTGGATGATGCGGGGCAAGTCCGTTGTCCCCTGGCTGAATGTGGGGAATATGCGGGGCGGATGTACATACTTAACGGGGCGGTTTACGTGGTTAGCTGTCAGTGGTTTCTAGAGAACGGTGCTTTCATCGCTGACTCCACCAGGGCCTTCAAGATGCCCTGGTGGAGATCCGTTGACGTAGACACGATGGAAGACTGGTTGTTGGCAGAACTCATCTTGGACAGGTACTTGTATCTTCTGGACGGCTGA